The genomic window GCGTGTTTCGCGACACCTCAAGCTGGTTCCTTGGCTATGACGCTCAGCGCGACTTCGACCTGTGGGACGTGTTGCCGACGGCAGACGTTGGCGATGTCACGGTTCTGCCGCCGAATGCCGAGCGAACGATGGGGTTCATCGCCGACCACGTCGAGGAGGTCCGCACACGCGGCGTGTTTCCGGTCCTCGTCGGCGGCAATCACAGCTTGGCGATCGGAGCGGCACAAGGGGCGGCCCGGACCGTGGGCCGGATGGGCTACCTCAGTATCGATGCGCATCTCGATACCGCGCCGGACTGGCAGGGTGAGCGGTATATGAGTGGATGTCCGACGTTCCGGGCGGCCGAGATCCCGAATGTGGCGCCCGCTAACGTCGTCGTCTTCGGCGTGCACGGCTGGCTCAACCCGCGCTCGCAAGTCGAGGCGGCGAGGGAGAACGGGATCAGCTGGTTCGGCGTCGAGCAGATCGAGGAGATCGGTCTCGAGCAGGCCCTCAGCCAGGCGATCTCGATCGCCTCCGATGAAGTCGATGGGCTGTATGTCAGCTTCGATCAGGACTCAATCGATGCCTCGCACTTTCCTGGCACGGGCACCCCGGAGCCAGGTGGCATGTCGTCACGCGATGCGCTCAAGGTCGCCCGCCTCCTCGGCCGGGCCCGGCCGATCGCGTTCGATCTCGTCGAACTCGCCCCGATCTACGACCTGTCCGGGATCAGTCCGCGGCTGTCCTGCGGGTTGGTTATGGCCTTCCTGTCCGGATTGGTGGGTCAATGAGTACGAACGGGGGCGGTCTGCCGAAGCCAAATGAGGTCCAGCGTCTCTTCGGACGACGCGGGGCACTTGTCGGGATGCTCCACCTGCGTCCGTTGCCCGGAGCCCCCAAGTACCGGGCCGAGGAAGGCGTGGAAGGCGCCATCGAGCAGGCACTTCGTGAAGCACGTCTGCTCGTGTCCGCCGGGTTCGACGGCCTGATCGTGGAGAACGGCTGGGACATCCCATTCGTCCCTCCCGACCGCGTTGGCCACGAGACGACTGCCGCGATGGCGGTAATCCTCCGGGTGCTCCGAGACGAGGTCCAGGTTCCGATCGGCGTGAACTGCCTCGCGAATGCTGTTGACTCTTCGATTGCTGTAGCGGCAGCCGGCGGCGGCGCGTTCGTGCGGGCCAATCAATGGGTCAACGCGTATGTCGCGAACGAGGGAATCCTGAGCGGGCGGGCCGGCGAAGTGAGCCGCTACCGGCACGGCATCGGTGCAGACGAGGTCCGCGTGTGGGCGGACGTCCTGGTCAAGCTCGGGAGCCACGCGCTGACCGCCGACCGGCCGCTCGTTGAGCAGGTCCGCGACCTCGAGTGGTTCGATGCTGACGCCGTGATCGTGACCGGCCGGCGCCTTGCCGATCCGCCGGTCTACGAGGACGTGCAGGAGGTCCGGTCAGTTACCGACCTCGCGGTGGTCGCCGGATCGGGTGTCACCGATGAGAATATCGGTCGGCTCCTTTCCGTCGCGGATGCCGCGATTGTCGGTAGCGCGCTCAAGAGCGGCGGCGTCTGGTCGGGGGAGATGGAACCGGCGGCCGTGAAGCGCATCGTGGCAGCACGCGACGCTGCCCTGGGCCCAGGACGATAGGGAATTCCCTTGGCGAAGAAGCTCACGATCTTCTATGCGTCCGACATCCATGGCTCGGAGAAGGTGTTCCGCAAGTTCCTCAACGCAGCCCCCTTCTACAAGGCGCAGGCTGTGATCTTCGGTGGTGACCTGACCGGCAAGTCCCTTGTGCCGCTCGTCGAGGTCGCGCCCGGTCGTTTCGAGGCAAAGGCCGAGGGTATCGCTGGTGAGGTGGAATCAGGAAGCGCCCTGGAGGCCCTCGAGACGGCGATCCGGGGGCGGGGTTCCTACCCGTACCGCACGACACCGGCCGAGCTCACCGCGATGAACGCCGATCCGGACCTCGTCC from Chloroflexota bacterium includes these protein-coding regions:
- a CDS encoding agmatinase family protein, yielding MPNPPLPNPSELGVIQSGVATFFGRPHASLDALEGFRCAIAGVPWDEGNAGRNGANYGPRVFRDTSSWFLGYDAQRDFDLWDVLPTADVGDVTVLPPNAERTMGFIADHVEEVRTRGVFPVLVGGNHSLAIGAAQGAARTVGRMGYLSIDAHLDTAPDWQGERYMSGCPTFRAAEIPNVAPANVVVFGVHGWLNPRSQVEAARENGISWFGVEQIEEIGLEQALSQAISIASDEVDGLYVSFDQDSIDASHFPGTGTPEPGGMSSRDALKVARLLGRARPIAFDLVELAPIYDLSGISPRLSCGLVMAFLSGLVGQ
- a CDS encoding BtpA/SgcQ family protein — translated: MSTNGGGLPKPNEVQRLFGRRGALVGMLHLRPLPGAPKYRAEEGVEGAIEQALREARLLVSAGFDGLIVENGWDIPFVPPDRVGHETTAAMAVILRVLRDEVQVPIGVNCLANAVDSSIAVAAAGGGAFVRANQWVNAYVANEGILSGRAGEVSRYRHGIGADEVRVWADVLVKLGSHALTADRPLVEQVRDLEWFDADAVIVTGRRLADPPVYEDVQEVRSVTDLAVVAGSGVTDENIGRLLSVADAAIVGSALKSGGVWSGEMEPAAVKRIVAARDAALGPGR